The DNA window AAACACTATTCGGAGCTCCCCATAAAACTTACCGGAATATCCACCGGGTTTACCCGGTCACTCTTGGATTCTCCATATTTATGCGTTTACATCTACATAACGTCTTCTCTTCCTAAATCAACTCGACGACCCTTATAGTCTTCTTACGTTTATTCTGTAGAAAGGTGTGAACTTTTGCCGGCCATTACAAGGTTtgcaattattttttaaaaaatttgattacaaagtttttacatttttttgcTGTTTTGTTCAAGCTTTGAACTATTTCAGTTTAAGAGTTTTGGTtgtttgattttgtttttagtTTGGTATAGTGGTCAAGGACCCAAGGTAACATGTTTAGATTTTTTAGGTTAATTTGTTAATGGGATTTGACTATTTTCTTTATTACCATGTTTGATTGTGTCCTCATGAGCTGTGAATTTGGTGATGCTTCAACTCTATTCAGTTAAAACTAAGGCTCATAGCttgtttttttgaaaaaaggCTCATAGCTCAAATTTTCTTCCATAATTTTATGAGTTCCGATCGAATCGATTTTGTTGACTTTGGTTGCCATTAAGTTTTATGCAATTTTGATGGTTGAGAGTTTGAAGTCGACTTTGAGTTTATGACATTCTTGTATAGTATTTATATAAAAGatatcctttgatgaactgctaaTTATTGGTGAAGGAATCTTAGGATGTCTCCAACTGCTAATGTTTCTCAAAATGGAACTTTAAAACACCAAGAAACCAATCCATCCATCTTCGAGATCGGAGGCTTGGATTTGTCTAGTCTACTGAACAGGCCAAGGCCTGTATCCATTGAAAGGAAGAGATCCTTTGACGAAAGGTCCTTCAGTGAAATGTCGATTTCGTCCCCACCACGTCAGTTTTACAGAAACAGCGAGAACTCGTCTCGTGTTTTTGATAGTTTTTCAGGCATAAGTTCCCCTAGATCATTTAGTTGTGTAGAGACGCACCCTATAGTGTCCGAGGCATGGGTGGCCTTGCAGCGTTCCATAGTCCATTTCCGAGGGCAGCCTGTGGGGACCATTGCAGCGTTGGATCATTCTGCCGAAGAACTCAACTATGATCAGGTGAGAATCCTTCTGTAATTTTGAATCACGGGCTATAGATTTAGGTTCGAAGGTTAAATTTTTCTCTCAAGGAAATCGATGTCTGCTAGGTGTTTGTCCGAGACTTTGTTCCTAGTGCACTAGCATTCTTGATGAATGGTGAACCTGAAATTGTCAAGAATTTTCTTCTTAAAACACTACGGCTCCAATCCTGGGAGAAAAAGGTGGACAATTTCACTCTAGGCGCAGGGGTTATGCCAGCAAGTTTCAAAGTACTGCACGATCCTGTTAGGGATTATGAAACGCTAATAGCCGATTTTGGTGAATGTGCTATTGGTCGAGTGGCTCCTGTCGACTCTGGTTTCTGGTGGATTATTCTTCTTCGAGCATATACAAAGTCTACAGGTGATGCCTCTTTGGCTGAATTGCCCGAGTGCCAGAGGGGAATCAGACTCATCCTGACTCTATGCCTTTCCGAAGGCTTTGATACATTCCCCACCCTTCTGTGTGCTGATGGTTGCTCCATGATTGATCGTCGAAtggtaatttttatttaaaatccaTCATATTCTTATAATTCGTTGTATCCTTGAAGACTTTGTCGACCCATAAAACACCTTGGTCTCTCCGATTTCCAGGGTATTTACGGGTATCCAATCGAGATACAAGCTCTATTCTTCATGGCCCTGAGGTGTGCTTTACTTCTACTTAAAAACGATGAAGAGGGCAAGGATTGTACAGACAGAATAGTTAAACGTCTCCACGCATTAAGCTATCACATGAGAAGTTACTTCTGGCTTGATATCAAACAGCTCAACGATATATACAGATACAAAACCGAAGAGTATTCACACACAGCAGTAAACAAGTTCAATGTGATACCTGATTCGCTCCCTGATTGGGTTTTTGATTTCATGCCAAGCCGTGGCGGTTACTTCATAGGAAATGTTAGTCCTGCGAGAATGGACTTTCGTTGGTTTTGCTTAGGAAACTGCATTGCGATTTTGTCTTCTTTGGCAACATTAGAGCAAGCTTCGGCTATCATGGATCTAATTGAATGGCGGTGGGAGGAGCTGGTTGGAGAAATGCCGTTGAAGATTTGTTATCCGGCTATGGAGAGTCATGAATGGAGGATAGTAACAGGCTGTGATCCAAAAAACACTAGCTGGAGTTACCATAATGGTGGTTCTTGGCCAGGTATGTGTAGGTTCTAGGAGTTGAAGAAACTTGCTTTCAGAAATGGGAATGGGGAGGGGGGTGGGGGGTGTGTGTGTTCTGGTTTGGTTTTATGCGAACCTTACTTGTGGCTAATGGGAAGTATCCCAAACCTGAACCTAAGGGCTAATACTTGAGACCGAGGTGAAAAAAATGATCACCAGCTTAGCTTAGCTTTCAAATATATATGAACAATAATTTAACATCACGTATAATATGTGTTCTCGCAATAATAAAAAGCTTGCACGACAAAAAAAAGTTTTGAACATCTAAACATCTCGAGCTCGATTGTCAAAATCTTGCCTATAGCTTGAAATGGGTCGAATTGAAGTGGCTCAATAAGCTCAAAGATGGAGCTTAATAAACCCAACGGTTGTGCAAAAGATGGTGCACAGGGGTTGTAACCAAAGGTGACAATTTTGTGAAGTTTATGGgatgaaattattgttttaacCTATGCTCACAAATGACATGTATAACTATGATGGAGGACGATGATGACCCCCCTCTAGCCACCCCATGGCTCCACAACTGTTTAAACTGCCATGGCCAGAATATGTTGCCATATCCTTGTtcttattattgttttgtgCAGTACTCCTATGGCTTCTCACGGCAGCATGCATCAAATCAGGACGGCCCCAACTAGCAAGACAAG is part of the Primulina tabacum isolate GXHZ01 chromosome 18, ASM2559414v2, whole genome shotgun sequence genome and encodes:
- the LOC142532736 gene encoding putative alkaline/neutral invertase B — translated: MSPTANVSQNGTLKHQETNPSIFEIGGLDLSSLLNRPRPVSIERKRSFDERSFSEMSISSPPRQFYRNSENSSRVFDSFSGISSPRSFSCVETHPIVSEAWVALQRSIVHFRGQPVGTIAALDHSAEELNYDQVFVRDFVPSALAFLMNGEPEIVKNFLLKTLRLQSWEKKVDNFTLGAGVMPASFKVLHDPVRDYETLIADFGECAIGRVAPVDSGFWWIILLRAYTKSTGDASLAELPECQRGIRLILTLCLSEGFDTFPTLLCADGCSMIDRRMGIYGYPIEIQALFFMALRCALLLLKNDEEGKDCTDRIVKRLHALSYHMRSYFWLDIKQLNDIYRYKTEEYSHTAVNKFNVIPDSLPDWVFDFMPSRGGYFIGNVSPARMDFRWFCLGNCIAILSSLATLEQASAIMDLIEWRWEELVGEMPLKICYPAMESHEWRIVTGCDPKNTSWSYHNGGSWPVLLWLLTAACIKSGRPQLARQAIELAEKRLFKDHWPEYYDGKLGRYMGKQARKNQTWSIAGYLVAKMMLEDPSNLGMISFEEDKQMKPQMKRSASWTC